TGTGTCCAGGGGCTGAGGGTGGTACTTAAATACCGGGAGAGAACGGTTTGTCTGAGCCATAAAAACATCCTGTTTAGTGGTTTAGATTAACGCGTAACATGCCACCCACGCGCACGCCAGAGTTCCGGCAGCTGCGCTAAATCAGTGAACGTCGTCACTTTAGGGTGAACAATGGGTTTATTATGCGGATCGGCGCAGAAGTAATACACTTCCATCCCTGCCGCGATTCCTGATTGTGCTCCAGCGGAAGAGTCATCCACCAGAATACAGTTTACAGGATCAACATTCAGCGCGCTGGCTGCATGGTACATTAACGCCGGATCGGGCTTCCAGCGTTGGATGTCATAACCGCTAAACAGTTTTTCAGGAAAGTGATGTAGCATGCCTAATTTGCCCAAGGAGTGTTGCATTTTGCTGACCGGGCCATTCGACACCACACACATCGGTACACTCACTGCATCCAGCAATGCGTTCGCACCGGCAATTACTTCCAGTT
The Kosakonia oryzae genome window above contains:
- the yieH gene encoding 6-phosphogluconate phosphatase, which translates into the protein MSHIDAIFFDCDGTLVDSEVICSRAYVHMFQAFGITLDLEEVFKRFKGMKLYEIIDVIAGERGVSLAKEELEPIYRAEVARLFDSELEVIAGANALLDAVSVPMCVVSNGPVSKMQHSLGKLGMLHHFPEKLFSGYDIQRWKPDPALMYHAASALNVDPVNCILVDDSSAGAQSGIAAGMEVYYFCADPHNKPIVHPKVTTFTDLAQLPELWRARGWHVTR